From the genome of Epinephelus moara isolate mb chromosome 10, YSFRI_EMoa_1.0, whole genome shotgun sequence, one region includes:
- the mcoln2 gene encoding mucolipin-2 isoform X2, protein MRTTTVLLSTLNKVSTIVCFMSWISQLGRLSVGPISYAEDEGGNRLPLIICKEYYKRGSVEPSEEAYDIDAQLETVCLSHDPKTVNETRTQNSSFFDLDFYRLVDIKITFQLKGINLQTVRRRELPDCYLFYVTITFDNQCHSGKVKIFLDIDTQSSACQNWKISGTAQKNTHYLLVFDAFVILVCLTSAVLCTRSIVLAVRLLQRFSRFSHENYNRKVCEDDQGEFLNGWYVLVIVSDLLAIVGSILKMEIQAKSLTSYDVCSIFLGTSTLMVWVGVIRYLGYFQKYNVLILTMKAAFPKVLRFCCCAGMIYLGYTFCGWIVLGPYHEKFEGLSRVAECLFSLLNGDDMFETFAQLKDKNTLVWLFSRVYLYSFISLFIYMVLSLFIALITDAYETIKNFQKDGFPLTDLQKFLREQKDFPVAESSSQTDANVRYSSALCCCQRVPESDDVILIS, encoded by the exons ATGAGGACGACTACAGTGTTGCTGTCTACACTCAACAAAGTGTCTACGATAGTCTGTTTCATGTCATGGATCAG CCAGTTGGGCCGGCTCTCTGTGGGTCCCATCAGTTACGCGGAGGATGAAGGCGGTAACCGGCTGCCTCTCATCATCTGTAAAGAATACTACAAGAGAGGCAGCGTGGAGCCCTCGGAAGAGGCCTATGACATAGATGCCCAGCTAGAAACAG TTTGTTTGTCACATGATCCAAAGACTGTTAACGAGACGAGAACCCAGAATTCATCCTTTTTCGATCTGGACTTTTACag GCTTGTTGACATCAAAATAACCTTCCAGCTGAAAGGAATCAACCTGCAGACGGTGCGCAGACGGGAGCTACCTGACTGCTACTTGTTCTACGTTACG ATAACATTTGACAACCAGTGTCACAGTGGAAAGGTGAAAATCTTCCTGGACATAGATACTCAGAGCTCTGCGTGTCAAAACTGGAAGATATCTGGGACAG CTCAGAAGAACACACACTATCTGCTGGTGTTTGACGCCTTCGTCATTCTTGTTTGCCTCACATCGGCTGTGCTGTGCACCCGCTCCATTGTGCTGGCTGTCAGGTTACTCCAG agattCTCCAGATTCTCCCATGAGAACTACAACCGTAAAGTGTGTGAGGATGACCAGGGCGAGTTTCTGAACGGCTGGTATGTGCTGGTCATCGTAAGCGACCTCTTGGCCATAGTAGGATCCATACTGAAGATGGAAATACAAGCAAAG AGTCTGACCAGTTATGATGTGTGCAGTATCTTCCTGGGAACGTCGACATTAATGGTGTGGGTCGGCGTCATCAGGTACCTGGGATACTTCCAGAAATACAAT GTGTTAATTCTGACCATGAAAGCAGCCTTCCCCAAAGTCCTgcgtttctgctgctgtgccGGCATGATCTACCTCGGCTACACCTTCTGCGGCTGGATCGTACTGGGGCCTTACCATGAGAAG TTTGAGGGCCTGAGTCGTGTAGCAGAGTGTCTATTCTCCCTGCTGAACGGCGACGACATGTTTGAAACCTTCGCCCAGCTGAAGGACAAGAACACTCTGGTGTGGCTCTTCAGCCGAGTGTACCTCTACTCCTTCATCTCCCTGTTCATCTACATGGTACTGTCGCTCTTCATCGCCCTTATCACCGACGCCTACGAGACCATCAAG AATTTCCAAAAGGACGGGTTCCCGCTGACGGACCTGCAGAAGTTCCTCAGAGAGCAGAAAGATTTTCCTGTCGCAGAATCGAGCAGTCAGACAGACGCTAACGTCAGATACTCATCTGCATTGTGCTGCTGCCAACG AGTTCCTGAAagtgatgatgtcatactgaTCAGCTGA